One window from the genome of Zerene cesonia ecotype Mississippi chromosome 1, Zerene_cesonia_1.1, whole genome shotgun sequence encodes:
- the LOC119840486 gene encoding nucleolar protein 58 — MLVLFETPAGYAIFKLLDESKLSQIEDVYTEFDTPEGAAAVVKLKNFIKFEDTTEALAATTAAIEGKISKTLKKALKKHVCKDVQDQLLVGDAKLGNAIKEKFNLQCVSNSNVQELLRCIRSQMDSLLTGLPKKEMTAMALGLAHSLSRYKLKFSPDKIDTMIVQAQCLLDDLDKELNNYVMRCREWYGWHFPELGKIITDNTLFVKIVKLMGTRDNAAKTDLSDILPEDLEEKVKEAAEISMGTEISDDDIMNIQNLCDEIISITDYRTHLTDYLKARMMAMAPNLTVLIGEHIGARLIAHAGSLMNLAKHPASTLQIFGAEKALFRALKTKKDTPKYGLIYHAQLVGQCSTKNKGKMSRMLAAKAALATRVDAFGDDVSFELGAEHKVKLENRLRLLEEGNLKRISGTAKAKVKFEKYHSKTEIHQYPTAGDSTIGKKPVKREHSPDDEEGTSKKIKLEDGAEEDTPKKKKVKAEPADEVDGHVNGSEPTSEKKKKKKKNKQSLEPEAEVKDEPMQEETAETPKSEKKKKKKKKSVSEE, encoded by the exons ATGTTGGTACTCTTTGAAACTCCGGCGGGATACGCTATATTTAAG ctACTGGATGAGTCGAAGTTGTCTCAAATTGAGGATGTATACACAGAGTTTGATACTCCCGAGGGGGCGGCGGCTGT tGTGAAGCTAAAGAATTTCATTAAGTTTGAAGATACAACTGAAGCCTTAGCAGCTACAACTGCCGCAATTGAGGGTAAAATCTCGAAAACATTGAAGAAGGCCCTCAAAAAACATGTCTGCAAAGATGTTCAGGATCAACTTCTTGTTGGTGATGCAAAACTCGGCAATGCTATTAAAGAAAAGTTTAACTTACAGTGCGTATCAAACAGCAATGTGCAAGAGTTGCTTAGGTGTATTAGATCACAAATGGACAGTCTCTTAACCGGTTTGCCAAAGAAGGAGATGACGGCAATGGCACTTGGTCTAGCTCACTCCCTCTCCAGATACAAGTTGAAATTCTCACCAGATAAGATTGACACAATGATTGTACAAGCACAGTGCCTACTGGACGATTTGGACAAGGAATTAAACAACTACGTCATGAGATGCCGAGAGTGGTATGGCTGGCATTTCCCAGAGTTGGGGAAGATTATCACTGACAAcacattatttgttaaaatagtgAAACTAATGGGAACTAGGGACAATGCAGCTAAAACCGACTTGTCAGACATCCTCCCTGAAGATCTGGAAGAGAAAGTGAAGGAAGCGGCTGAAATCTCCATGGGTACAGAGATCTCTGATGACGATATTATGAATATCCAGAACTTGTGTgatgaaattatatcaattacgGACTATAGGACACACTTAACGGATTACCTAAAGGCTAGGATGATGGCCATGGCACCGAATTTAACAGTTCTAATTGGGGAACACATTGGAGCTAGGTTAATTGCGCATGCGGGCTCTTTAATGAATCTGGCGAAACACCCAGCCTCCACTTTACAGATCTTTGGTGCAGAGAAGGCTTTGTTTAGAGCTCTGAAAACAAAGAAAGACACGCCTAAGTACGGTTTAATTTACCACGCGCAGCTTGTCGGTCAGTGTAGTACGAAAAATAAGGGTAAAATGTCGAGAATGTTGGCAGCTAAAGCGGCGCTGGCTACTCGCGTGGACGCGTTCGGTGACGATGTCTCATTCGAGCTCGGAGCGGAACATAAGGTCAAGTTGGAGAATAGGTTGCGGCTGCTAGAAGAAGGCAATTTGAAGAGGATCAGTGGAACGGCCAAGGCTAAGGTCAAGTTCGAGAAATATCACAGTAAAAC TGAGATCCACCAGTACCCCACGGCGGGAGACAGCACCATCGGCAAGAAGCCGGTGAAGCGAGAGCACTCGCCTGATGATGAAGAAGGCACCAGCAAGAAGATCAAACTAGAAGACGGCGCTGAAGAA GACACACCGAAAAAGAAGAAAGTGAAAGCGGAACCAGCAGACGAAGTAGACGGCCACGTCAACGGTTCTGAACCGACCTCagagaagaagaaaaagaagaagaagaataaGCAGTCACTGGAGCCAGAAGCAGAAGTTAAAGATGAACCCATGCAAGAAGAGACAGCAGAGACACCGAAAAGtgagaaaaaaaagaagaaaaaaaagaagtcGGTGTCGGAGGAGTAA